The genomic stretch AAGTTTACTAATATAGCACACCTTGGGTTAACCAGGCCTTTATTTTCAGGAAATGTTTCACCCTTCTGCCTCATTCTTGTTTCCTATTATGTACCCTAAATATCATCATTCCATTTGTTCAAACAAGATATTCAACTATCTAATGAATTTCAGGTTCTCATCTTCATTTGTTTTTCAGATTGACGTCGACGTTGCAACCCATATAGATATTTATGACGATGGACCTGACAGAAGGTAAGGTATACATAAATAATGTTAAACTGGTAGATCTAACTTCTTAATTTATCACtatcattttttttcataaatgtACACCTCTTTCGGCATATATACTTTCATCTCTAAGAATTTTCTTATCTAATTGTAGTTCGATGAGAGCAAGTCTTTTCCTCCCATACAAGAAAGGAAATTCatgaaagaaagaaacaaaaaaaaatctgtaGTGGAAGTAAATGTCGCGAACATACCACTTATCCATGTTCATTAACTTCTCTTCAGCTTACTTGTGGTGGAGACAGCGGATCGTCCTGGCTTGCTGGTTGATCTTGTCCAGAGCATCAATGACATAAATATCACAGTCCAGTCAGGAGAGTTCGGCACGGAGGTAAAATAAGTCAATACGATCCTATCAAGTTCTTAACATGTATCCATTATTCAAATTAGGTTACCCTATCTCCTCACAGGGATTGCTGGCTAAAGCAAAGTTTCATGTCAGCTATAGGAACAGAGCCATCATTAATTCTTTGCAACAGGTATTTCCCATTGCTACAACTTGTTTGAAGTAACAAACAAGAATTCTAATTCCTCGAAAACTTGGGGTTTGATTTCTCGATCTGTCATCTCTTTTAGATGAATTTTAAAAAGGCATGTGTGTGTGACCTAGGTTCTTTCTAATAGCTTGAGCTATTCCTTGAGGAGGCCAACGACCGAGGATGCAAGCTTTTAGTCACTTTCTGGGACAACTTCAACATGGTATAATTATGTGACTCTAAAAATCTCAGTGTCAAAAGAAAATGATGTGGTAATACTTTTATCTATGATTCTACATGCGCTACATGAAAAATATCGATTGCATTTTAGTTATACCATGTTAATACATCTCGTCATCAAAGACCCAGTGAGTTGGAGGGATGGATGCGTTAATGGGGTTGGGCAGGTCGAGTAGGCTAGATTGTCCAGACGAGTCGGGCAAGGTTGTTAGATCTGGTCGGTGTCCTTCTGGCTGAGCTAGCTGGGTGGACCAATTTGGCGAACTGGTGGAGTTGATTAAGTCAGTAGATCCTACAGGATTGAATAGTCTGGCCAGGATGCCTTTTAATGCAGCCATAAAACCCTTCTACCACCTCAATCAAGGGGAGAGGTTTCTGATTATAATAATGTATTTATACATCAGTTTGGTATATCCTCCTTATGTACATAAGCATGCATGTATGGCGCTCTTATGATCTTTATACTAGCAAGTATAGAAGAGCTCACGCTCTATATATGCTTGGATCTTTCACCGAAAGGCTTCAAGAAACTAGGTTGATGTCGCTCTACTATACCAAGATGAGAGCCTCCAAAATGATCTCTTGCGCGGCTTTGACACGGTTGATGTTTCCACATCAGATTTAGTTAAGATTTCCCACATAACTTGCACATCCCGGTATCCACACATTTGCACATCGTCGTTGAGTTTAAGTATTCCCCCACCTGCACAAAGTTAAAAATAGAAAACGAATGAATGGATGAGTAGAGCTAATTTCATGCTAAACTAACTTCATTGCTATTCAAATCAAACAAAACTTACTGTGATTTGCTTTTGTTCAGTTTGTTTTGGTCTGGAATAAAAAATAGAGATAATTAATGAGGCCTGATATTGAAAGGAAGTGCAATAGAAGTTGAGATCATTTCAGATTCCACCATGAGCATCACAACTGTAAAGGCATGTGCTAAGTCATACATATTCTTGTTCTTTTCCAATCCAACCACATTAAGATAAATCCCATTGATGGAGTGTACTTGGATAAGAATATAGGTAACAAAATTGGATAATTCTTATTGGTTGAGTATCACTAACCTAGTTTAGTTGTCTTCTGAATCCGAATAGatgtcttttgttttttttagaaAAGGCGTGAGAGAGCTCTCAAATACTCACGTTTAGAGATAAAAGATGGATTGAAGACTTGAAACAATTTCTGAAGTCTTACCAACTGAGAGAGCTACCTGGCACCCTCTAGTCCTCTCAATATCATAATACTAAGCATTATCATAATGGAATTTAAGTAAAAGAGACGGCCAAGAACAACCATCATCCTTTTAATATCTAGCTATGAAAGTTAGCTTTATGAAAAGCTTACTTTGTCATGGATCAGGTGGTGGTCCTATAGGAAATGGATAAACTCAGAAGAGGGGTGAGGTACCATGAACCCATAGCTGTCCGCACAGAAGGAATAGCAAGTGCTCTTTTTTGCATCCAGTGGTTTCTCGTGATGCCCTTCACTGCTGAAGGCACAAAAGATGGGGTTTTTTTTAAGCAGAATTAGATTATAGATCAAAATGATTTAAATTGGAGTTCGGTTCAATTTATTTGAACCGGTTTGCGAGCGATGGCTCATGTGCATCCCAAAGTTACCCCACATAGAGGAGAGGGGAACagagaaaggagaagagataGATGGAAGGGAATTGATTGGATTTCCATCCTTACCCTCATCCTAAATTCCGATCACTGTCTGAGCAACACTACTTGCCATTGGAGCCTTGCCCCCTTTGACCTTCCCTCATCGACCTCAACTGCCATCTGCGAAGGAGGGCGAAAGAGAGATTTGCTTCCATTCTGCATATGGAGTTTTTGTGTTTGCTCTGTGAATTCGAAGTTGATATCCAAATGAATTTATGGTGATGTAAATGGTGGGGAGAGAGCATCGAATGACATGAACTTCTCTCCCTCGAGATAAACTCTAGTAtcgagtttttctttttctttttctggaTAAATGGAGGATGATCGAGCCAAATCGTGTAGGCGGAATCTCGATTGGCATCCACTGAGGGAAGAGTGGATTGGATTCTACGATCACCTCTCCTCCATGTGAGTAAACAAGATAGATCGAGAAGAAAAAACATATTCAACTTGAAAACCGGAATCAAATCCGAAATAACAACACAAAAAGGCGGAGTAAGGAAAACCAGGTAGAACCCTGATACCTCCCACAACTCATAATTTTAAGATTTTGTTTTCTTGTTCGCGTTCGATTCAATGATCGAAACGAACGCTATAAGGAATCGATCGCTTTTCCTCTCCTAACCTCACTAATCTTCTTCTCGCTACGGAAACGGAAAGAgtttggagagagagagagagagagagagaggcgatGATTACCGTGCTTGCGCGACTTGATGACGCGAGCGGAGACGGCGAGCCACGCTCGCTTGACGGGGATCACTACCTTCCTCTGCCACCAAGACATGATCGCGTCGCCTACTAGCTGCAGCCGGCGCGCCTCCCTACTCCGCTCCGTCGTCCGCCTCTTCCGATCTACGCTCCCTCTCCCTGTCCCTCCCTCTCTCCCACTCTACTGCTTTTAAACAGCAGCTTCGATTCCGAGGCGTAAAAATAACAGAGAAACCGTTTCCCCAGACGTTTCCTTCCTCTTCCGGGCAACTGCCACGCGGAAGTCCATTTCGTGTCACTGCATCGCCTCTTCCTTCCCCAACACCGTCCATCTCTTGGATCCTTTCACTACCACAGGGCCCACATTCTCACCCAATGGCATGAATCATCTCCGTGTACGTTGGCTcggagaaggggggggggggggggggaccaaCGAAACGCCTTCGCCGCCcaaattgaaatttaaaacttttttaataAGCGTGGACCAATAGACTGCCGACACGTTTGAAACATACTACGTATCGGAACGTCATTGCTTGGTGTTTTGCACGTGGTAgaaattattgtttttatttattaagaaaaaaataaaataaaattctttgattaatttaattcgTGGTTACAATTTGTGTTTAATGTCGCTCTTTcgcttttgtttatttaattttatcttcTTGCTCTTAAATTCATTCCTCTTTATAATCTTTTGGGTTAATAACTTTAAACCCCTCtgaattttataataaattaCATTTTGCCCTctctatttaaaaaattacacTCAACCCCCCTTTGACATGAAgtaaaaaggggaaaaaaattataaatgatCAAAATAACCCTAACCTAAATAAGActtctaaaagaaaaaataaaaataaaaaaatactacaAAATCATTGAAAGTTTAACCTTAATCTAATCTGATTTATATATAAGTCCAAAATCTTACTTGTTCCTAGAAAAAATATCCTCATAAAATTCATATATGCACTATCATATATGCACTAGCATAAACAATAGAAAAATAGTAACTCTGAATCtaaattaatgaatcaaaattaaatgaagatagaataaagtttatcattaaaaatcaaaatgaagaccatttatgatttagaaaaaaaaatcacccttttaatttttacccaaaagtaaattttcatttcaaCGAAAAAAATCATCCTTTTTAAACGAAAAATATTTTTAGCTGctttgaaatgaaaatttactttttgacaaaaattaaaagggtgtttttttttctaaatcgtCAAAGGGTCttcattttaatgtttaatgataaattttattaca from Zingiber officinale cultivar Zhangliang chromosome 5B, Zo_v1.1, whole genome shotgun sequence encodes the following:
- the LOC121986360 gene encoding ACT domain-containing protein DS12, chloroplastic-like isoform X2 gives rise to the protein MNSLRNLGLHVVKADEYLESTGKHHRFMVTNRSTGRKIDDPELLETIRLTIIANMLQYHPESSSKLAMGATFGVEAPEQQIDVDVATHIDIYDDGPDRSLLVVETADRPGLLVDLVQSINDINITVQSGEFGTEGLLAKAKFHVSYRNRAIINSLQQVLSNSLSYSLRRPTTEDASF
- the LOC121986361 gene encoding uncharacterized protein LOC121986361, which produces MSWWQRKVVIPVKRAWLAVSARVIKSRKHGGGILKLNDDVQMCGYRDVQVMWEILTKSDVETSTVSKPRKRSFWRLSSWYSRATST